Proteins co-encoded in one Inmirania thermothiophila genomic window:
- a CDS encoding FAD-dependent oxidoreductase: MSEAIATSQTILVVGGGISGMTAALEAAEVGKPVILVEKSPSLGGRVSQLHRYFPKLCVPSCGIEINLRRLKANPRVRVLTLTEVVGIEGGPGDYRVRLRTRPRYVTEDCTACGACAEVVEAEFEDEFQLGLGRRKGAYLPHPMAFPQRYVIDPRILGSEDAERAKAACRYGAIDLDMRESEATVNVGAIIWATGWRPYDADRIQPYGHDRYADVVTNMEFERMADPMGPTGGRIQRPSTGEPPRRIAFIQCAGSRDVNHLKHCSRICCMATLKQTHYVREALGEDVEMDIYYIDIRAIDRLDDFHRAVRRDPKIRFIKSKVANITRGDDGRVVLHGVDTEGYRRYAEPYDLVVLATGMEPAVKASELPVAVAGNEHGFIERDPANGAIFAAGCAEDALDVNRAAQSATAAALRAIQVVNRAAGTEG; this comes from the coding sequence ATGAGCGAGGCGATCGCCACGAGCCAGACGATCCTCGTCGTCGGCGGCGGCATCAGCGGCATGACCGCGGCCCTCGAGGCGGCCGAGGTGGGCAAGCCCGTCATCCTGGTGGAGAAATCCCCCAGCCTCGGCGGCCGGGTGAGCCAGCTCCACCGCTACTTCCCGAAGCTCTGCGTGCCGAGCTGCGGGATCGAGATCAACCTGCGGCGGCTCAAGGCCAATCCGCGCGTGCGCGTGCTCACCCTCACCGAGGTGGTGGGGATCGAGGGCGGCCCCGGCGACTACCGCGTCCGCCTGCGCACGCGCCCGCGCTACGTCACCGAGGACTGCACCGCCTGCGGCGCCTGCGCCGAGGTTGTGGAGGCGGAGTTCGAGGACGAGTTCCAGCTCGGCCTCGGCCGCCGCAAGGGCGCCTATCTCCCCCACCCCATGGCCTTCCCGCAGCGCTACGTCATCGACCCGCGCATCCTCGGCAGCGAGGACGCCGAGCGGGCGAAGGCGGCCTGCCGCTACGGCGCCATCGACCTGGACATGCGCGAGAGCGAGGCCACGGTCAACGTCGGCGCCATCATCTGGGCCACCGGCTGGCGCCCCTACGACGCCGACCGGATCCAGCCCTACGGCCACGACCGCTACGCCGACGTGGTGACCAACATGGAGTTCGAGCGCATGGCGGACCCCATGGGGCCGACCGGCGGCCGCATCCAGCGCCCCTCCACCGGCGAGCCCCCGAGGCGCATCGCCTTCATCCAGTGCGCGGGCTCGCGCGACGTCAACCACCTCAAGCACTGCTCGCGGATCTGCTGCATGGCGACCCTCAAGCAGACCCACTACGTGCGCGAGGCCCTGGGCGAGGACGTCGAGATGGACATCTACTACATCGACATCCGCGCCATCGACCGCCTCGACGACTTCCACCGCGCGGTGCGCCGCGATCCCAAGATCCGCTTCATCAAGTCGAAGGTGGCCAACATCACCCGCGGCGACGACGGCCGGGTGGTCCTCCACGGGGTCGACACGGAGGGCTATCGCCGCTACGCCGAACCCTACGATCTGGTGGTGCTCGCCACGGGGATGGAGCCGGCGGTGAAGGCCTCCGAGCTGCCGGTGGCGGTGGCGGGCAACGAGCACGGCTTCATCGAGCGCGACCCGGCCAACGGCGCCATCTTCGCCGCCGGCTGCGCCGAGGACGCGCTGGACGTCAACCGCGCGGCGCAGAGCGCGACGGCGGCGGCGCTGCGCGCCATCCAGGTGGTCAACCGCGCGGCCGGCACGGAGGGCTGA
- a CDS encoding CbbQ/NirQ/NorQ/GpvN family protein, with protein sequence MDEFPGAIAPPPAEAPYYEPVGDEVAVFEAAWRSRLPVLLKGPTGCGKTRFVEHMAWRLGRPLVTVSCHEDLTASDLVGRYLVRGGETTWVDGPLARAVRAGAICYLDEIVEARKDTTVVIHPLADDRRLLPMEKRGELLQAPPEFGLVISYNPGYQSVLKDLKQSTRQRFVALEFDYPPEPLEARIVEREGGVDAETAARLVRFGRMTRNLRGQGLEEGASTRLLVHTARLIAAGIPPRAACRAAVARAVTDDAELVAAVEELAGTVF encoded by the coding sequence ATGGACGAGTTTCCGGGCGCCATCGCACCCCCGCCGGCCGAGGCCCCCTACTACGAGCCGGTGGGCGACGAGGTGGCCGTGTTCGAGGCGGCCTGGCGCAGCCGCCTGCCGGTGCTGCTCAAGGGGCCCACCGGCTGCGGCAAGACCCGCTTCGTCGAGCACATGGCGTGGCGGCTCGGCCGCCCCCTGGTGACCGTCTCCTGTCACGAGGACCTCACCGCCTCCGATCTGGTGGGGCGCTACCTCGTGCGCGGCGGCGAGACCACGTGGGTCGACGGGCCGCTGGCGCGGGCGGTGCGCGCCGGCGCCATCTGCTACCTGGACGAGATCGTCGAGGCCCGCAAGGACACGACGGTGGTCATCCATCCCCTCGCCGACGACCGCCGCCTCCTCCCCATGGAGAAGCGGGGCGAGCTGCTGCAGGCGCCGCCCGAGTTCGGCCTCGTCATCTCCTACAACCCCGGCTACCAGAGCGTGCTCAAGGATCTCAAGCAGAGCACCCGCCAGCGCTTCGTCGCCCTCGAGTTCGATTATCCGCCCGAGCCGCTGGAGGCGCGCATCGTGGAGCGCGAGGGCGGGGTCGATGCCGAGACCGCGGCGCGCCTGGTGCGCTTCGGCCGCATGACGCGCAACCTGCGCGGGCAGGGGCTGGAGGAGGGGGCGAGCACGCGCCTGCTGGTGCATACGGCGCGGCTCATCGCCGCCGGGATCCCGCCGCGGGCGGCCTGCCGCGCGGCGGTGGCGCGGGCCGTCACCGACGACGCCGAGCTGGTGGCGGCGGTGGAGGAGCTCGCCGGCACGGTGTTCTGA
- a CDS encoding nitric oxide reductase activation protein — protein sequence MGRAPVEAVEAQLDRLLEAVLSSRRTAAAPARALAGMAPAARAEALRWVEVLAAAHPELAYRLALMAPAVWRVADAALREAWLREALDAYDRGGMLAGLAVLDGFEAWRARRAAEAAAVRLEEVRAVLEAFVRGLSGRPLRIEPAPPGEPPHTDTEALYLPARIDRFARREDNLALYRALAVHLWAEVGYGTWRVPRWLGEAGAHLWREGRWDLLGVAQGRYADPSRLAACFHTLERLRLDARLARELPGAAAELARLRALAGEAAVPPGWEAMAARLARPDAEVRDSYALLAQAATEAPPPPLCYQGAALPERVEAVREARVRREAEALGRLLVRADPQRAPRGPAPAGTEAEAAEAGRRLLEAVLEGGLRVPPEEARALVRSIVLDFGEVPPEHLVAAGDGLYPWSPDAAPGGGDEATQEADGDGLRYDEWDYTRRGYRRDWCVLRELEGPAGDAGFVAGALARHRGLVRRIRRGFELLRGGERVLRRERLGDEVDLDALVEGLADLARGEELPEGLFRRRVRDARDVAVLFMVDMSGSTRGWVNTAEREALVLLCEALETLGDRYAIYGFSGTTRLRCEVYRIKGFDEPYGEAVQARIAGIEPRDYTRMGVALRHLGRRLAAVEARTRLLVTLSDGKPDDFDGYRGRYGIEDTRQALLELMRDGIHPFCITIDEQARDYLPRLYGAARFVVLDDVAELPRKVADIYRRIAT from the coding sequence GTGGGACGGGCGCCCGTCGAGGCCGTCGAGGCCCAGCTCGACCGCCTCTTGGAGGCGGTGCTCTCGTCGCGGCGCACGGCGGCGGCCCCGGCCCGCGCCCTCGCCGGGATGGCGCCGGCGGCCCGCGCCGAGGCGCTGCGCTGGGTGGAGGTGCTCGCGGCCGCCCACCCGGAGCTCGCCTACCGCCTGGCGCTCATGGCCCCGGCGGTGTGGCGCGTGGCCGACGCGGCGCTGCGCGAGGCGTGGCTGCGCGAGGCCCTTGATGCCTACGACCGGGGCGGGATGCTGGCGGGGCTTGCGGTCCTCGACGGCTTCGAGGCCTGGCGGGCGCGCCGCGCCGCCGAGGCGGCGGCGGTGCGTCTGGAGGAGGTGCGCGCGGTGCTCGAGGCCTTCGTGCGCGGGCTCTCGGGGCGGCCGCTTCGGATCGAGCCGGCGCCGCCGGGCGAGCCGCCCCACACCGACACCGAGGCCCTCTACCTGCCCGCGCGCATCGACCGCTTCGCGCGCCGGGAGGACAACCTCGCCCTCTACCGGGCGCTCGCGGTGCACCTGTGGGCGGAGGTGGGCTACGGGACCTGGCGGGTCCCCCGCTGGCTGGGCGAGGCGGGGGCGCACCTGTGGCGGGAGGGGCGGTGGGACCTCCTCGGGGTGGCGCAGGGGCGCTACGCCGATCCCTCGCGCCTCGCCGCCTGCTTCCACACGCTGGAGCGGCTGCGCCTCGACGCCCGGCTCGCCCGCGAGCTGCCGGGGGCGGCGGCGGAGCTCGCGCGGCTGCGGGCCCTCGCCGGCGAGGCCGCGGTGCCGCCGGGGTGGGAGGCGATGGCGGCGCGGCTCGCGCGCCCGGATGCGGAGGTGCGCGACAGCTACGCCCTGCTGGCGCAGGCCGCCACCGAGGCGCCGCCGCCGCCCCTCTGCTACCAGGGCGCCGCCCTTCCCGAGCGGGTGGAGGCGGTGCGCGAGGCGCGCGTGCGCCGCGAGGCCGAGGCGCTCGGGCGCCTGCTGGTGCGCGCCGATCCGCAGCGTGCGCCCCGCGGGCCGGCGCCCGCCGGGACGGAGGCGGAGGCGGCGGAGGCGGGCCGGCGCCTGCTGGAGGCGGTGCTCGAGGGCGGCCTTCGGGTGCCGCCCGAGGAGGCCCGCGCCCTGGTGCGCTCGATCGTGCTCGACTTCGGCGAGGTGCCGCCCGAGCACCTCGTCGCCGCCGGCGACGGGCTCTATCCGTGGAGCCCCGACGCGGCCCCGGGCGGCGGGGACGAGGCGACGCAGGAGGCCGACGGGGACGGGCTGCGCTACGACGAGTGGGACTACACCCGCCGCGGCTACCGGCGCGACTGGTGCGTCCTGCGCGAGCTGGAGGGTCCGGCGGGGGATGCCGGTTTCGTGGCGGGCGCGCTCGCGCGCCACCGCGGGCTGGTGCGGCGCATCCGGCGCGGCTTCGAGCTGCTGCGCGGCGGCGAGCGGGTGCTTCGGCGCGAGCGCCTCGGCGACGAGGTGGACCTCGACGCCCTCGTCGAGGGCCTGGCCGACCTGGCGCGCGGCGAGGAGCTGCCGGAGGGGCTCTTCCGGCGGCGGGTGCGCGACGCCCGCGACGTTGCGGTGCTGTTCATGGTGGACATGAGCGGCTCGACCCGCGGCTGGGTCAACACCGCCGAGCGCGAGGCCCTGGTGCTGCTGTGCGAGGCCCTGGAGACCCTCGGCGACCGCTACGCCATCTACGGCTTCTCGGGGACCACGCGGCTACGCTGCGAGGTCTACCGCATCAAGGGGTTCGACGAGCCCTACGGCGAGGCGGTCCAGGCCCGCATCGCCGGCATCGAGCCGCGCGACTACACCCGCATGGGCGTGGCCCTGCGCCACCTGGGGCGCCGCCTCGCCGCGGTGGAGGCGCGCACGCGGCTGCTGGTGACCCTCTCCGACGGCAAGCCCGACGACTTCGACGGCTACCGCGGCCGCTACGGCATCGAGGACACCCGCCAGGCCCTGCTGGAGCTCATGCGCGACGGCATCCATCCCTTCTGCATCACCATCGACGAGCAGGCCCGCGACTACCTGCCCCGGCTCTACGGCGCCGCCCGCTTCGTGGTCCTCGACGACGTCGCCGAGCTGCCGCGCAAGGTGGCCGACATCTACCGCCGCATCGCCACCTGA
- a CDS encoding TetR/AcrR family transcriptional regulator, with protein MPRPPQYDRDEVLERAMVQFWRDGFEGSSVQDLVEATGLQRGSLYGAFGDKRGLFLAAVERYLVEHVRRRLGLLRGEGPALARLRAFFADLVAYSCGPGRGRGCMVANTAVEMAPRDEAVGERIRAILGEMEAAFAAVVAEGRAAGEIRADCPAEAQARLLVATLMGLRVLARAGLRRAFLEAVAEGAVAGLATPRR; from the coding sequence ATGCCGAGACCGCCGCAGTACGACCGGGACGAGGTGCTCGAACGCGCCATGGTGCAGTTCTGGCGCGACGGCTTCGAGGGCTCCTCGGTCCAGGACCTGGTGGAGGCCACGGGGCTGCAGCGCGGCAGTCTCTACGGCGCCTTCGGGGACAAGCGCGGGCTCTTTCTCGCCGCCGTCGAGCGCTATCTCGTCGAGCACGTGCGCCGCCGCCTCGGGCTCCTGCGCGGCGAGGGGCCGGCGCTCGCGCGGCTGCGGGCCTTCTTCGCCGACCTTGTCGCCTACAGCTGCGGGCCCGGGCGGGGCCGTGGCTGCATGGTGGCGAACACCGCGGTGGAGATGGCGCCGCGGGACGAGGCGGTGGGCGAGCGCATCCGCGCCATCCTCGGCGAGATGGAGGCGGCCTTCGCCGCGGTGGTGGCCGAGGGCCGTGCCGCCGGCGAGATCCGCGCCGACTGCCCCGCCGAGGCCCAGGCCCGGCTCCTCGTGGCGACCCTCATGGGCCTGCGCGTGCTCGCCCGGGCGGGGCTGCGGCGGGCCTTCCTCGAGGCCGTGGCCGAGGGCGCCGTGGCCGGTCTCGCCACCCCCCGCCGCTGA
- a CDS encoding peroxiredoxin family protein has protein sequence MRQIRPGQPAPPLEVTRLDGGPWRLAEQRPPRFTLVLFYRGLHCPICRVQLRDLDRRVATFREAGVEPVAVSMDDAERARRSREEWGIAELPLAWGLDEATARAWGLFLSRGIKEGEPALFSEPGLFLVRPDGTLYGGVIQTMPFTRPDFDALLKAVEFIEANGYPPRGEA, from the coding sequence ATGCGCCAGATCCGACCCGGACAGCCGGCACCGCCCCTGGAGGTCACGCGCCTCGACGGCGGCCCCTGGCGGCTCGCCGAGCAGCGCCCGCCGCGCTTCACCCTCGTGCTCTTCTACCGCGGCCTGCACTGCCCCATCTGCCGCGTGCAGCTGCGCGACCTGGACCGCCGGGTGGCGACGTTCCGCGAGGCGGGCGTGGAACCCGTCGCGGTGAGCATGGACGATGCCGAGCGCGCCCGGCGCAGCCGCGAGGAGTGGGGGATCGCCGAGCTGCCCCTGGCCTGGGGCCTCGACGAGGCCACGGCGCGGGCCTGGGGGCTGTTCCTCTCGCGCGGGATCAAGGAGGGGGAGCCCGCGCTCTTCAGCGAGCCCGGGCTGTTCCTGGTGCGGCCGGACGGCACCCTCTACGGCGGCGTGATCCAGACCATGCCGTTCACGCGGCCGGACTTCGACGCCCTGCTCAAGGCCGTGGAGTTCATCGAGGCCAACGGCTACCCGCCGCGCGGGGAGGCGTGA
- a CDS encoding haloacid dehalogenase type II, translated as MARIEACVFDAYGTLFDVQAAARHLAARLGDRWQPLAEVWRAKQLQYTWLRALMGRYVDFWQVTGEALDHALDAVGLADAGLREELMGLYARLDAYPEVPQVLEALRARGLRLAILSNGAPEMLASAVEAAGVGGLLDAVLSVDEVGTYKPHPSVYRLAVDRFGLPAERMGFVSSNGWDAHAAKAFGYRVVWCNRHGLPRERIPQAPDAEVRDLTALPDVLEGLA; from the coding sequence GTGGCGCGCATCGAGGCCTGCGTCTTCGACGCCTACGGCACGCTGTTCGACGTCCAAGCGGCGGCGCGGCACCTGGCGGCGCGGCTGGGGGATCGCTGGCAGCCGCTGGCGGAGGTGTGGCGGGCCAAGCAGCTCCAGTACACCTGGCTGCGGGCCCTCATGGGACGCTACGTGGACTTCTGGCAGGTCACGGGGGAGGCCCTGGATCACGCCCTGGACGCGGTGGGCCTTGCGGATGCGGGCCTGCGCGAGGAGCTCATGGGGCTCTACGCGCGGCTCGACGCCTACCCCGAGGTGCCGCAGGTGCTCGAGGCCTTGCGCGCCCGCGGGCTGCGCCTCGCGATCCTCTCCAACGGCGCCCCGGAGATGCTGGCCTCGGCGGTGGAGGCGGCGGGCGTGGGCGGTCTCCTGGACGCGGTGCTGTCGGTGGACGAGGTCGGCACCTACAAGCCCCACCCCTCGGTCTACCGGCTCGCCGTGGACCGCTTCGGGCTGCCCGCCGAGCGCATGGGCTTCGTCTCCTCGAACGGCTGGGACGCCCATGCCGCCAAGGCCTTCGGCTACCGTGTCGTGTGGTGCAACCGCCACGGTCTGCCCCGCGAGCGCATCCCGCAGGCCCCGGACGCCGAGGTGCGCGACCTCACCGCCCTGCCCGACGTCCTGGAGGGATTGGCGTGA
- a CDS encoding 2-hydroxychromene-2-carboxylate isomerase produces MTVIDFFFSPVSPWTYLGMPRLRRIGEAARAEVRYRPVDLGPIFATVEVKPLPQRPEPLKRYRLQDLARTAEFLRMPLVVEPRFFPTDPMPACRVIAQAVAEGREVGELAERIMAACWVEERDIADWDTLAQIGNACRLDGPGLIERARRPETARMIAANTEEAIRRGVIGSPCYLLGEEIFFGQDRLDQLAWRLGLRGPAEGLA; encoded by the coding sequence GTGACCGTCATCGACTTCTTCTTCAGCCCCGTCTCGCCCTGGACCTATCTCGGGATGCCCCGCCTTCGCCGCATCGGTGAGGCCGCCCGCGCCGAGGTGCGCTACCGGCCCGTGGACCTCGGCCCCATCTTCGCCACGGTGGAGGTCAAGCCGCTGCCGCAGCGTCCCGAGCCACTGAAGCGGTACCGCCTGCAGGATCTGGCGCGCACCGCCGAGTTCCTGCGCATGCCGCTGGTGGTGGAGCCGCGCTTCTTCCCCACGGATCCGATGCCGGCCTGCCGCGTCATCGCCCAGGCCGTGGCCGAGGGGCGCGAGGTGGGCGAGCTTGCCGAGCGCATCATGGCCGCCTGCTGGGTGGAGGAGCGCGACATCGCCGACTGGGACACGCTCGCCCAGATCGGCAACGCCTGCCGCCTGGACGGGCCGGGCCTGATCGAGCGCGCCCGGCGTCCGGAGACCGCGCGCATGATCGCGGCCAACACCGAGGAGGCGATCCGCCGCGGCGTGATCGGCTCGCCCTGCTACCTGCTCGGCGAGGAGATCTTCTTCGGCCAGGACCGGCTCGACCAGCTCGCCTGGCGGCTCGGCCTGCGCGGGCCGGCGGAGGGGCTGGCATGA
- a CDS encoding glutathione S-transferase family protein: MNAARPVLYSAAVCPFAHRVRLALAEKGVPCEQVEIDLDAIPDWFRRLSPYGKVPLLVRGEDRVWESAVINEYIEEVWSSPPLMPARPGPRAEVRMWVDHADQHFVSDFYRLLLVQEPERRARIAARLTETLRYMDREGPGAHGGPYWLGGRVTLADLAYYPFFERLGVLEHYRGFRLPEDCRALARWRVAMAGRPAVAACARDLGFYLPRYARYADATVDSDTAREVMEDA; this comes from the coding sequence ATGAACGCCGCACGGCCCGTCCTCTACAGCGCCGCGGTCTGCCCCTTCGCCCACCGCGTGCGGCTGGCGCTGGCGGAGAAGGGGGTGCCCTGCGAGCAGGTGGAGATCGACCTCGATGCGATCCCCGACTGGTTCCGCAGGCTTTCCCCCTACGGCAAGGTGCCGCTGCTGGTCCGCGGCGAGGACCGCGTCTGGGAGTCGGCGGTCATCAACGAGTACATCGAGGAGGTCTGGTCGAGCCCGCCCCTGATGCCGGCCCGCCCGGGGCCGCGGGCGGAGGTGCGGATGTGGGTGGACCACGCCGACCAGCACTTCGTGTCCGACTTCTACCGCCTCCTGCTGGTCCAGGAGCCCGAGCGCCGGGCCCGCATCGCCGCGCGCCTCACCGAGACCTTGCGCTACATGGACCGCGAGGGGCCCGGCGCCCACGGCGGGCCGTACTGGCTCGGGGGGCGGGTGACACTCGCCGATCTCGCCTACTATCCCTTCTTCGAGCGCCTGGGCGTGCTGGAGCACTACCGCGGCTTCCGCCTGCCCGAGGACTGCCGCGCCCTGGCGCGCTGGCGGGTGGCGATGGCGGGACGGCCGGCGGTGGCGGCCTGCGCACGGGATCTCGGCTTCTACCTGCCCCGCTACGCCCGCTACGCCGACGCCACGGTGGACAGCGACACGGCACGCGAGGTCATGGAGGACGCCTGA
- a CDS encoding TIGR00266 family protein → MSEDKVWYVDIGGTPHGPWSAGEVRAALREGRIHRDTLIYGPGMTKWEPVGWNPLFGERPPPVPRAAVHRERLAHDIDFRVLGSEMQYVEIELDPGEAVVAEAGALMYMDEGIAMETVFGDGRAQGGIMERLVGAGKRLLTGESLFMTVFTREAAGKGRLAFAAPYPGKILPMNLAELGGELLCQKEAFLCAAKGVAVDIAFQKRLGVGLFGGEGFVMQRLRGDGLAFVHAGGSIHERRLEAGEVLRVDTGCLVALEPTVDYDIQFVGSIKSAVFGGEGLFLARLAGPGTVWLQSLPFSRLAGRIWQAMPRGGGDQVGEGSVLGGLGRIFER, encoded by the coding sequence GTGAGCGAGGACAAGGTCTGGTACGTGGACATCGGCGGCACCCCGCACGGGCCGTGGAGCGCGGGGGAGGTGCGCGCCGCCCTGCGCGAGGGTCGCATCCATCGCGACACCCTCATCTACGGGCCCGGCATGACCAAGTGGGAGCCGGTCGGCTGGAACCCCCTCTTCGGCGAGCGGCCGCCGCCGGTGCCCCGCGCGGCCGTCCACCGCGAGCGCCTCGCCCACGACATCGACTTCCGCGTCCTCGGCAGCGAGATGCAGTACGTGGAGATCGAGCTCGATCCCGGCGAGGCGGTGGTGGCCGAGGCCGGCGCCCTCATGTACATGGACGAGGGCATCGCCATGGAGACCGTCTTCGGCGACGGGCGCGCCCAGGGCGGGATCATGGAGCGGCTGGTGGGGGCGGGCAAGCGGCTGCTCACCGGCGAGAGCCTGTTCATGACTGTGTTCACCCGCGAGGCCGCCGGCAAGGGGCGGCTGGCCTTCGCCGCGCCCTATCCGGGCAAGATCCTGCCCATGAACCTCGCCGAGCTCGGCGGCGAGCTGCTGTGCCAGAAGGAGGCCTTCCTCTGCGCCGCCAAGGGCGTGGCCGTGGACATCGCCTTCCAGAAGCGCCTCGGCGTCGGCCTCTTCGGCGGCGAGGGCTTCGTCATGCAGCGCCTGCGCGGCGACGGGCTGGCCTTCGTCCACGCCGGCGGCAGCATCCACGAGCGCCGCCTCGAGGCGGGGGAGGTGCTGCGCGTCGACACCGGCTGCCTGGTGGCGCTCGAGCCCACCGTCGACTACGACATCCAGTTCGTGGGCTCCATCAAGAGCGCGGTCTTCGGCGGCGAGGGGCTCTTCCTGGCGCGGCTCGCCGGACCGGGCACGGTCTGGCTGCAATCGCTGCCCTTCAGCCGTCTCGCCGGGCGCATCTGGCAGGCGATGCCCCGGGGCGGCGGCGACCAGGTGGGGGAGGGCTCCGTCCTCGGCGGCCTCGGGCGCATCTTCGAGCGCTGA
- a CDS encoding HAD family hydrolase, which yields MLEAVIFDVDGTLADTEEAHRRAFNETFEAFGLPWHWDFETYRELLRIGGGKERLHHFVAEHRPPLPEGEAVEELVRRLHRAKTERYGVLIRSGEVALRPGVRRLIEEAGAEGLRLAVATTTSPENVDALLATHLGPDWARRFAFVAAGECVPRKKPASDVYHHVLDRLGLPPSACIALEDSANGVASARGAGVPVVVTVTAYTEADRFDGACAVLSDLGEPDAPCHVLAGEGPAAGHVTVADLRRWVGG from the coding sequence ATGCTCGAGGCGGTGATCTTCGACGTCGACGGAACCCTCGCCGACACCGAGGAGGCGCACCGGCGCGCCTTCAACGAGACCTTCGAGGCCTTCGGCCTGCCCTGGCACTGGGACTTCGAGACCTACCGCGAGCTGCTGCGCATCGGCGGCGGCAAGGAGCGGCTGCACCACTTCGTCGCCGAGCACCGCCCGCCGCTGCCGGAGGGGGAGGCGGTGGAGGAGCTGGTGCGCCGCCTGCACCGCGCCAAGACCGAGCGCTACGGGGTCCTCATCCGCAGCGGCGAGGTCGCCCTGCGCCCCGGTGTGCGCCGCCTGATCGAGGAGGCCGGCGCCGAGGGGCTGCGGCTCGCCGTCGCCACCACCACCAGTCCCGAGAACGTGGATGCGCTCCTCGCCACCCATCTTGGGCCGGACTGGGCGCGGCGCTTCGCCTTCGTCGCCGCCGGCGAGTGCGTCCCGCGCAAGAAGCCGGCCAGCGACGTCTACCACCACGTGCTGGACCGGCTGGGCCTGCCTCCCTCGGCCTGCATCGCCCTCGAGGACTCGGCCAACGGGGTCGCCTCGGCCCGCGGCGCCGGGGTGCCGGTGGTGGTCACCGTGACCGCCTACACCGAGGCCGACCGCTTCGACGGCGCCTGCGCCGTGCTCAGCGATCTCGGCGAGCCCGACGCCCCCTGCCACGTGCTCGCCGGCGAGGGGCCTGCCGCGGGCCACGTCACGGTGGCGGACCTGCGCCGCTGGGTCGGGGGCTGA
- a CDS encoding GGDEF domain-containing protein produces MAMASRDPPPGRNELRGLVSEQELRALLGQEPTPGPGPVLVLHPDEGERDLLGRLLHGHGIPAVTTGDPEDALELLGIGGHRALVAAQEGLPEGMARFMERLRGTAPGLPLYLLRDPAPLPAPAGWTVIERPLTEETAEALLSALGAAPAAPAEAEADPRADRRALDAVVHLLAARADGADLAAALRDWAQTEAGVHGLVEVRETPHEARYRVRGAGVAERRRMLLLLLQGIEEAGGEDPGRREAVGPFAILPVDEGGGGYCALWHEDPDEGRALGRRLRPLLQHLRRLRPSPAATEAARRRFVSLLDARIRAVGRHGGRLALLLIEDEDAETLAAELRRVLRGGDWVEAIGERVHVILEQPDEAVFRALGRRLRGVADLDRLRVAALAWRPGEGDAETVLARAERALAEGGAEGP; encoded by the coding sequence ATGGCCATGGCGTCGCGGGATCCGCCCCCCGGGCGAAACGAGCTGCGTGGGCTTGTCAGCGAGCAGGAGCTGCGGGCGCTGCTCGGCCAGGAGCCGACCCCCGGGCCGGGGCCGGTCCTGGTGCTCCATCCCGACGAGGGAGAGCGGGACCTCCTGGGACGCCTCCTCCACGGCCACGGCATCCCGGCGGTGACCACGGGCGACCCCGAGGACGCCCTCGAGCTGCTCGGCATCGGCGGCCATCGCGCCCTCGTCGCGGCCCAGGAGGGGCTGCCCGAGGGGATGGCCCGGTTCATGGAGCGGTTGCGCGGCACCGCACCCGGCCTGCCCCTCTACCTTCTGCGCGACCCGGCACCGCTGCCGGCGCCCGCGGGCTGGACGGTGATCGAACGCCCGCTCACGGAGGAGACCGCCGAGGCCCTGCTCTCGGCGCTCGGCGCGGCGCCGGCCGCGCCTGCCGAGGCGGAGGCCGACCCCCGGGCCGACCGCCGCGCCCTCGATGCCGTGGTTCATCTTCTCGCCGCCCGCGCCGACGGCGCCGACCTCGCGGCCGCGCTTCGCGACTGGGCCCAGACCGAGGCCGGCGTGCACGGCCTGGTGGAGGTGCGGGAGACACCGCACGAGGCCCGCTACCGCGTGCGCGGCGCCGGCGTCGCGGAGCGCCGGCGGATGCTTCTGCTGCTGCTGCAGGGGATCGAGGAGGCCGGCGGCGAGGACCCCGGGCGCCGCGAGGCGGTGGGACCCTTCGCCATCCTTCCCGTGGACGAGGGGGGCGGCGGCTACTGCGCGCTCTGGCACGAGGATCCCGACGAGGGCCGCGCCCTCGGCCGGCGCCTGCGCCCGCTGCTGCAGCACCTGCGCCGCCTGCGGCCGAGTCCGGCCGCCACCGAGGCCGCCCGGCGCCGCTTCGTCTCGCTCCTGGATGCGCGCATCCGCGCCGTGGGGCGGCACGGCGGCCGGCTGGCCCTGCTTCTCATCGAGGACGAGGACGCCGAGACCCTGGCCGCGGAGCTGCGCCGGGTGCTGCGCGGCGGCGACTGGGTGGAGGCCATCGGGGAGCGCGTCCACGTGATCCTGGAGCAGCCCGACGAGGCCGTATTCCGCGCCCTGGGCCGGCGCCTGCGGGGCGTGGCCGACCTCGACCGCCTGCGGGTGGCGGCGCTGGCCTGGCGGCCCGGGGAAGGCGACGCCGAGACCGTCCTCGCCCGCGCCGAGCGCGCCCTGGCTGAGGGCGGGGCCGAAGGGCCCTGA